A DNA window from Malus domestica chromosome 12, GDT2T_hap1 contains the following coding sequences:
- the LOC103450939 gene encoding vacuole membrane protein KMS1-like isoform X1: MDPTDAASSNSTDSSISELRLKHHQELENLTLATQPLKTLKYFNLAIGQYVRRFMARGGWFLLLIMLAGGIGVITATVGGPQQEHIRELIRYLQFGLWWLALGVASSIGLGSGLHTFVLYLGPHVALFTMKAVHCGRVDIKSAPYDTIQWRSGPSWLDRECSEYGTPLLLSQHGSRVPLSSILPQVQLEAILWGVGTALGELPPYFISRAASISGQKLEVMKELDSSSTEDSGMVASRLNRMKSWLLSHTQYLNFLTILVLASVPNPLFDLAGILCGQFGIRFWTFFLATLIGKAFIKTHIQTVFIISVCNNQLLDLVENKLIWLFSFFPGFGLFVPNLITKLHTMKDKYIHASPPVASNSEEKKWDLSFSSIWNTVVWLMLMNFFIKIVTASAQSVLKEEHEKELTALSNNLHTSKQKSIASCSQASD, from the exons atgGATCCCACCGACGCAGCCTCGTCGAATTCCACGGATTCCTCCATCTCCG AACTCCGTTTGAAGCATCACCAGGAACTAGAAAATTTAACGCTTGCAACGCAACCGTTAAAGACATTAAAGTATTTCAATTTGGCTATTGGCCAATATGTTCGGCGTTTTATGGCGAGAGGTGGTTGGTTTCTGCTTCTAATTATGTTAGCAGGAGGTATAGGAGTGATCACTGCGACAGTTGGTGGACCTCAACAAGAG CATATCCGGGAGCTTATTCGTTATCTGCAATTTGGACTCTGGTGGCTGGCTCTTGGTGTAGCATCATCTATTGGTCTTG GATCTGGTTTGCACACGTTTGTGCTGTATTTGGGGCCTCATGTAGCTCTGTTTACCATGAAAGCCGTGCACTGTGGCAGAGTTGACATAAAAAGTGCCCCATATGACACCATTCAGTGGAGAAGTGGTCCTTCATGGCTGGATAGAGAATGCTCTGAATATGGGACACCCCTATTGTTATCACAGCACGGTTCAAGGGTTCCGCTTAGCAGTATATTGCCTCAGGTTCAGTTAGAGGCCATTCTATGGGGAGTTGGAACTGCACTGGGAGAGCTTCCTCCTTATTTCATATCAAGAGCTG CTAGTATATCTGGTCAAAAATTGGAAGTCATGAAAGAATTGGATTCTTCATCAACTGAAGACAGTGGAATGGTAGCTAGTCGCCTCAACCGGATGAAATCATGGCTTCTTTCACATACACAATATCTGAACTTTTTAACTATATTAGTTCTTGCTTCG GTGCCCAACCCTCTATTTGACCTTGCTGGGATATTGTGTGGACAATTTGGCATTCGATTTTGGACGTTCTTTCTAGCAACATTGATTGGAAAGGCATTTATTAAGACTCACATACAG ACAGTTTTCATCATCTCAGTTTGCAACAATCAGCTTCTCGACTTGGtagaaaataaattgatttgGTTGTTCAGCTTTTTCCCTGGATTTGGTTTGTTTGTGCCCAACCTCATCACCAAATTACATACAATGAAAGACAAGTATATACACGCCTCACCTCCAGTCGCCTCTAACAGCGAG GAGAAAAAGTGGGACTTATCCTTTAGTTCGATTTGGAACACTGTTGTGTGGCTCATGCTCATGAACTTTTTCATCAAGATTGTGACGGCAAGTGCACAAAGCGTTCTCAAGGAAGAACATGAAAAGGAGTTGACTGCGTTGTCGAACAATCTGCATACATCCAAACAAAAAAGTATTGCTAGTTGCAGCCAAGCCTCTGATTGA
- the LOC103450939 gene encoding vacuole membrane protein KMS1-like isoform X2 has product MDPTDAASSNSTDSSISELRLKHHQELENLTLATQPLKTLKYFNLAIGQYVRRFMARGGWFLLLIMLAGGIGVITATVGGPQQEHIRELIRYLQFGLWWLALGVASSIGLGSGLHTFVLYLGPHVALFTMKAVHCGRVDIKSAPYDTIQWRSGPSWLDRECSEYGTPLLLSQHGSRVPLSSILPQVQLEAILWGVGTALGELPPYFISRAASISGQKLEVMKELDSSSTEDSGMVASRLNRMKSWLLSHTQYLNFLTILVLASVPNPLFDLAGILCGQFGIRFWTFFLATLIGKAFIKTHIQTVFIISVCNNQLLDLVENKLIWLFSFFPGFGLFVPNLITKLHTMKDKYIHASPPVASNSEIFDRKWGNAIYWPVGEKVGLIL; this is encoded by the exons atgGATCCCACCGACGCAGCCTCGTCGAATTCCACGGATTCCTCCATCTCCG AACTCCGTTTGAAGCATCACCAGGAACTAGAAAATTTAACGCTTGCAACGCAACCGTTAAAGACATTAAAGTATTTCAATTTGGCTATTGGCCAATATGTTCGGCGTTTTATGGCGAGAGGTGGTTGGTTTCTGCTTCTAATTATGTTAGCAGGAGGTATAGGAGTGATCACTGCGACAGTTGGTGGACCTCAACAAGAG CATATCCGGGAGCTTATTCGTTATCTGCAATTTGGACTCTGGTGGCTGGCTCTTGGTGTAGCATCATCTATTGGTCTTG GATCTGGTTTGCACACGTTTGTGCTGTATTTGGGGCCTCATGTAGCTCTGTTTACCATGAAAGCCGTGCACTGTGGCAGAGTTGACATAAAAAGTGCCCCATATGACACCATTCAGTGGAGAAGTGGTCCTTCATGGCTGGATAGAGAATGCTCTGAATATGGGACACCCCTATTGTTATCACAGCACGGTTCAAGGGTTCCGCTTAGCAGTATATTGCCTCAGGTTCAGTTAGAGGCCATTCTATGGGGAGTTGGAACTGCACTGGGAGAGCTTCCTCCTTATTTCATATCAAGAGCTG CTAGTATATCTGGTCAAAAATTGGAAGTCATGAAAGAATTGGATTCTTCATCAACTGAAGACAGTGGAATGGTAGCTAGTCGCCTCAACCGGATGAAATCATGGCTTCTTTCACATACACAATATCTGAACTTTTTAACTATATTAGTTCTTGCTTCG GTGCCCAACCCTCTATTTGACCTTGCTGGGATATTGTGTGGACAATTTGGCATTCGATTTTGGACGTTCTTTCTAGCAACATTGATTGGAAAGGCATTTATTAAGACTCACATACAG ACAGTTTTCATCATCTCAGTTTGCAACAATCAGCTTCTCGACTTGGtagaaaataaattgatttgGTTGTTCAGCTTTTTCCCTGGATTTGGTTTGTTTGTGCCCAACCTCATCACCAAATTACATACAATGAAAGACAAGTATATACACGCCTCACCTCCAGTCGCCTCTAACAGCGAG ATTTTTGACCGAAAGTGGGGGAATGCAATCTATTGGCCAGTTG GAGAAAAAGTGGGACTTATCCTTTAG
- the LOC103450938 gene encoding F-box protein At1g55000, giving the protein MGCCGDEENDNDIVNPLYSDAAAPTLGDSSDSTTTISPMNSHFSALTCRDTLRLIFEKLPIPDLARSSCVCRVWSSVASDQEIVAKAFKAPWNLKEVIGKPASSSFWRDNSIGKFAISHRIVRGDSVASLAVKYSVQVMDIKRLNNMMSEHGIYSRERLLIPVSNAEILSEATCYVEVDNYAKREVAVLYLEGGPDPKTINSGSISSCSVLQSKKRVVESLRRSLRVDDATASYYLSIADGDPRAAISQFSQDLRWETNTHLGSA; this is encoded by the exons ATGGGTTGCTGCGGGGACGAAGAAAACGACAACGACATCGTCAACCCTCTTTACTCCGACGCCGCCGCCCCAACCCTCGGCGACTCCTCCGACTCCACCACCACGATATCCCCTATGAACTCTCACTTCTCGGCCTTAACTTGCCGCGACACCCTCCGCCTCATCTTCGAGAAGCTCCCAATTCCCGACCTCGCTCGCTCCAGCTGCGTCTGCCGAGTCTGGAGCTCCGTCGCCTCCGATCAGGAGATCGTCGCCAAAGCCTTCAAAGCTCCTTGGAATCTGAAGGAGGTGATCGGAAAGCCGGCGTCTTCAAGCTTCTGGAGGGACAATTCGATCGGAAAATTCGCCATCTCGCACCGGATTGTCCGCGGGGACAGCGTCGCCAGCCTCGCCGTCAAGTATTCCGTTCAG GTGATGGACATAAAACGATTGAACAACATGATGAGTGAGCACGGAATATACTCTCGGGAGAGATTGCTGATTCCGGTAAGCAATGCGGAGATCCTTTCGGAAGCTACGTGCTATGTTGAAGTGGATAATTATGCTAAGAGAGAGGTGGCTGTGTTGTATTTGGAGGGCGGCCCCGACCCGAAAACCATAAACAGCGGCAGCATCTCTTCGTGCTCTGTTTTGCAGAGCAAGAAAAGAGTGGTTGAATCACTGAGGAGAAGCCTGCGAGTGGATGATGCAACTGCAAGCTACTACTTGTCCATTGCCGATGGCGATCCAAGAGCTGCAATCTCTCAGTTCTCCCAAGACCTTAGGTGGGAGACCAACACCCACCTCGGCTCTGCTTAG